A stretch of DNA from Brevibacillus ruminantium:
AGGTTAAGGAAATGCTGGAGCTGGTGGGGCTCAGTGAGCATCGGGACAAGTATCCGTCACAATTGTCGGGTGGGCAGAAACAGCGCGTTGGCATCGCCCGTGCACTGGCGAGTGACCCCAAAGTGCTGCTCTGCGACGAGGCGACCTCAGCTCTCGACCCGCAGACAACCAACTCTATTCTCGCTCTCTTGCTCGATATCAACCGAAAACTGGGACTGACCATCGTGCTGATCACCCACGAGATGCATGTGATCCGCTCCATCTGTGATCGGGTAGGTGTGATTGACGGCGGACATATCGTCGAAACCGGCGAGGTTCTGGAAGTGTTCCTGAAGCCGCAGCATCCGACGACACAGGAGTTTGTCGAGCAGGTAGCGGACTCCAGTGAATTGCGTAAAGTCGTTTCCCTGGAAAAAGCGTCGGGCGAACGGATGATTCTTCGCGTGACCTTCCTGGGCGAGCAAACCTACCAGCCGATCCTTTTTGAAACGATGCAGGAGACAGGGACGGTATTCAGCATCCTGCAGGGGACCATCTCACGGATGAAAGACACCCCATACGGTCAGCTCGTGGTCGAGTTGGGCGGGAATTCGGGCCAAAACAACAAAGCGATCGAGACACTGCGACAGCGCGGGCTGGAAGTGGAGGTGATATAGGGCATGTCGTTTACAAATGTGGATTGGACAGAAATATGGAAGGGCTCAATTGACACACTGACCATGCTCGGGTTCTCTACCTTGTTCACGGTCATTATCGGACTTCCGCTGGGAATCCTGCTATTCCTGACGTCCAAAGGACAACTGCTGGAAAACCGCTTGTTTTATTCGGTATCATCCTTTGTCGTAAACGTTTTGCGTTCCGTGCCTTTCATTATTTTGATGATTCTCTTGATTCCCGTAACGAAGATGCTCGTCGGCACTTCACTCGGAGTAAAAGGCTCTATCCCTCCTTTGGTCATCGGTGCAGCTCCGTTTTTTGCCAGATTGGTAGAAACATCTCTGCGTGAGGTAGACCGGGGTGTGATCGAAGCAGCTCAATCGATGGGGGCGTCCAACTGGCAGATTATCCGCAGCGTCCTGCTGCCGGAATCGCGACCGGGTCTGATCGCCGGGATCACCATTACGACAGTGGCACTCGTTTCGTACACGGCCATGTCAGGTGTCATCGGCGGCGGGGGCTTGGGGGATTTGGCGATCCGCTACGGCTATCAGCGCTTCCAGACCGATGTCATGATTGTGACTGTCTTCATATTGCTTGTGTTGGTTCAGATCTTGCAGTCGCTGGGTGATCGCTTGGTGATCAAATTCAGCCGGAAATAAGATCTTGTCCATAGAAAGGTAAGCCGTTCTATCAGCTTAAAAAAACAGTTCGTAAAAAGAGAAAGGGGAAATCATCTGTGAAGAAATTGGTAGTTTCCGTATTGTCCACTGTATTGGCATTTTCTCTGGCTGCTTGCGGCAGCAAAAATGAAGCAGCTCCTGCGCCTGCGGCGAACGGTTCCCAGGGAGAGCAGAAAGTAGTGACACTGACGGTCGCTGCAACACCTGTTCCACAGGCTGAGATTCTGAAATTCGTCGCTCCCAAGCTGAAAGAAGAAGGCGTCAATCTGGAAGTAAAAGAATTTACCGATTACGTTCAACCAAACGTACAAGTACATGAAAAACAACTGGATGCAAACTTTTTCCAGCATCTTCCATATCTGCAGCAGTTCAACAAAGATCAAAACATGGATCTGGTAGAAGTCGTGCCTGTTCACATTGAGCCATTTGGCGCCTACTCCAAAAAAGTAAAGAGTGTGGATGAACTGGCTGACGGTGCCACTGTCGCTCTGCCAAACGACGTAACCAACAATGGTCGCGCTCTGGCCCTGTTGGAAAAGAGCGGCCTCGTCAAACTGAAAGACGGCGTAGGCATCAACGGTACGGTAAAAGACATCGTAGAAAACAAGAAAAACCTGCAATTCAAAGAGGTTGAAGCAGCGATGCTGCCACGCGTACTGGATGAAGTCGACCTCGCGCTGATCAACACCAACTATGCTTTGGAAGCAAAACTGGTTCCAACCAAAGACGCGCTGTTCATCGAAGACAAAGAGTCTCCGTATGCGAATTACCTGGTAGCACGTCCTGACAACAAAGATGATGAGGCCATTCAAAAGCTGGCAAAAGCACTGAATACACCAGAAGTGAAAAAGTTCATCGAAGATACGTATGAAGGAGCAGTTGTTCCT
This window harbors:
- a CDS encoding methionine ABC transporter ATP-binding protein, with translation MIQLHDLKKDYVVNGKAIPALRGIDLTIKKGEIYGVIGHSGAGKSTLIRCINLLERPTSGRVIVDGVDLTKLDEGKLQEQRRHIGMIFQHFNLLSSATVAENVAFPLKLAKRPKNQIDKKVKEMLELVGLSEHRDKYPSQLSGGQKQRVGIARALASDPKVLLCDEATSALDPQTTNSILALLLDINRKLGLTIVLITHEMHVIRSICDRVGVIDGGHIVETGEVLEVFLKPQHPTTQEFVEQVADSSELRKVVSLEKASGERMILRVTFLGEQTYQPILFETMQETGTVFSILQGTISRMKDTPYGQLVVELGGNSGQNNKAIETLRQRGLEVEVI
- a CDS encoding methionine ABC transporter permease, whose product is MSFTNVDWTEIWKGSIDTLTMLGFSTLFTVIIGLPLGILLFLTSKGQLLENRLFYSVSSFVVNVLRSVPFIILMILLIPVTKMLVGTSLGVKGSIPPLVIGAAPFFARLVETSLREVDRGVIEAAQSMGASNWQIIRSVLLPESRPGLIAGITITTVALVSYTAMSGVIGGGGLGDLAIRYGYQRFQTDVMIVTVFILLVLVQILQSLGDRLVIKFSRK
- a CDS encoding MetQ/NlpA family ABC transporter substrate-binding protein, with product MKKLVVSVLSTVLAFSLAACGSKNEAAPAPAANGSQGEQKVVTLTVAATPVPQAEILKFVAPKLKEEGVNLEVKEFTDYVQPNVQVHEKQLDANFFQHLPYLQQFNKDQNMDLVEVVPVHIEPFGAYSKKVKSVDELADGATVALPNDVTNNGRALALLEKSGLVKLKDGVGINGTVKDIVENKKNLQFKEVEAAMLPRVLDEVDLALINTNYALEAKLVPTKDALFIEDKESPYANYLVARPDNKDDEAIQKLAKALNTPEVKKFIEDTYEGAVVPAF